Proteins found in one Arthrobacter pascens genomic segment:
- a CDS encoding alpha-1,4-glucan--maltose-1-phosphate maltosyltransferase translates to MTTKSGTSAASKQKPKGRITDGLLFGRFPITAVQPVVEGGKYPAKALPGEGIVVGATAFREGHDQLGVSAVLLDPKGKERQRIRLAPPRGERGLGTDRWEGILTPSDTGNWSFVIEAWHDRYGTWHHNAEVKVEAGIDVELMLTEGAALLSDAGDDASRSSADRRTLREAAAALADSSLTAEERLAAGFGPEVAAIVDRQPIRELVTVSEKFPLLVERDLAGRGAWYEFFPRSEGAVKDHATGTWTSGNFHTAAKRLDAVAAMGFDVIYMPPIHPIGVQHRKGPNNTLIAGPNDPGSPWAIGAKEGGHDAIHPDLGTFEDFDAFVARANELGLEVALDLALQAAPDHPWVESNPEWFTTRVDGSIAYAENPPKKYQDIYPLNFDNDPEGLSKEILRIVLLWVSHGVKIFRVDNPHTKPVWFWEWLIAKVNKKAPGVVFLAEAFTRPAMMHALGRAGFQQSYTYFTWRNTKKELEAYFTEVSHESPAYFRPNFFVNTPDILTQYLQFGGPAAFKIRAALAATASPLWGVYAGFELYEHVARPGAEEYIDNEKFEYKARDWDAAAESGRTLAPYLTRLNAIRHDHPALQDLQNLTVHHSTDDATIVYSKHKTLPDGTKDTMIVVVNVDPHGTRESTVSLDLAALELDQEDLSPNGGFRVEDLISGETWEWGEYNYVRLDPHVEPAHILSVRRLDQ, encoded by the coding sequence GTGACGACTAAATCAGGAACCAGTGCCGCATCCAAGCAAAAGCCGAAAGGCAGAATCACTGACGGTCTGCTGTTTGGCCGTTTTCCCATCACAGCTGTGCAGCCTGTGGTGGAGGGTGGGAAGTATCCCGCCAAGGCTTTGCCGGGCGAGGGAATCGTAGTGGGTGCCACCGCTTTCCGCGAGGGACACGATCAGCTCGGCGTGAGCGCCGTCCTTCTGGACCCCAAGGGCAAGGAACGTCAACGGATCAGGCTGGCACCGCCCAGGGGAGAGCGGGGCCTGGGGACCGACCGCTGGGAAGGTATCCTCACGCCGTCGGACACCGGGAACTGGTCGTTTGTCATTGAGGCCTGGCACGACCGCTATGGGACGTGGCACCACAATGCCGAGGTAAAGGTGGAGGCCGGCATCGACGTCGAGCTGATGCTCACCGAAGGTGCGGCCCTCCTGTCGGACGCGGGCGACGACGCGTCCCGGAGTTCCGCCGACAGGCGCACCCTGCGCGAGGCTGCTGCCGCGCTGGCCGATTCCTCCCTGACCGCTGAGGAACGCCTCGCCGCTGGCTTCGGTCCGGAGGTCGCCGCCATTGTGGACCGTCAGCCCATCCGCGAATTGGTCACCGTCTCCGAGAAGTTCCCACTCCTGGTTGAGCGCGACCTCGCCGGACGCGGCGCCTGGTACGAGTTCTTTCCCCGTTCCGAAGGTGCCGTGAAGGACCATGCCACGGGCACGTGGACTTCGGGTAATTTCCACACTGCGGCCAAGCGCCTGGATGCCGTGGCTGCCATGGGCTTCGACGTGATCTACATGCCTCCGATCCATCCCATCGGCGTGCAGCACCGGAAGGGCCCCAACAACACGTTGATCGCCGGCCCCAACGACCCCGGTTCTCCGTGGGCCATCGGTGCCAAGGAAGGCGGCCACGACGCCATCCACCCCGATCTGGGAACATTTGAGGACTTCGACGCCTTTGTGGCCCGGGCCAACGAACTCGGACTGGAAGTGGCCCTGGACCTGGCACTTCAGGCTGCGCCGGACCATCCGTGGGTGGAATCCAACCCCGAATGGTTTACCACCCGGGTTGACGGCAGCATTGCCTACGCGGAAAACCCGCCTAAAAAATACCAGGATATTTACCCCCTCAATTTCGACAACGACCCCGAAGGGCTGTCCAAGGAAATTCTGAGGATTGTGCTCCTGTGGGTCAGCCACGGCGTGAAGATTTTCCGCGTGGATAATCCACATACCAAGCCCGTGTGGTTCTGGGAGTGGCTCATTGCGAAGGTCAACAAGAAGGCCCCGGGCGTTGTGTTCCTCGCCGAAGCCTTCACCCGGCCGGCCATGATGCACGCGCTGGGCCGGGCGGGATTCCAGCAGTCATACACGTACTTCACCTGGCGGAACACCAAGAAGGAGCTGGAGGCGTACTTCACGGAGGTCAGCCACGAATCCCCGGCCTATTTCCGGCCCAACTTCTTCGTCAACACCCCCGACATCCTCACCCAATACCTACAGTTCGGCGGGCCGGCCGCATTCAAGATCCGCGCGGCCCTCGCGGCAACCGCCAGTCCGCTGTGGGGTGTCTACGCCGGCTTCGAACTGTACGAGCACGTGGCCCGGCCCGGTGCGGAAGAGTACATCGACAACGAAAAGTTTGAGTACAAGGCCAGGGACTGGGACGCCGCTGCAGAGTCCGGCCGAACCCTGGCGCCGTACCTGACCAGGCTGAATGCGATCAGGCACGACCACCCTGCGCTGCAGGACCTGCAGAACCTGACGGTGCACCACAGCACGGATGACGCTACGATCGTCTACTCCAAGCACAAGACCCTCCCCGACGGCACCAAGGACACCATGATCGTGGTGGTCAATGTTGATCCTCACGGGACCAGGGAGAGCACCGTATCGCTGGACCTGGCCGCGCTTGAACTCGACCAGGAGGACCTGTCACCCAACGGCGGCTTCCGGGTGGAGGACCTGATTTCCGGTGAAACCTGGGAATGGGGCGAATACAACTACGTCCGCCTTGACCCGCATGTCGAACCCGCACACATCCTGAGCGTGAGGAGATTGGATCAGTGA
- the glgP gene encoding alpha-glucan family phosphorylase gives MKAIRRFTVRTVLPEPIRPLARLATNLRWSWHRPTRELFAGLNQRVWEESGQDPVSFLGLVSREEFQTLAADQSVVERVRAAEDDLDRYLEEPRWYQTLGDDAPSSIAYFSPEFGITEVLPQYSGGLGILAGDHLKAASDLGVPLIGVGLLYQAGYFKQSLSRDAWQQETYPVLDPDGLPLTLLREPSRDGNGRPLQISLPLPNGRRLLAHIWRADVGRVPLLLLDSNVPGNDDAARGITDRLYGGGGDHRLQQELLLGMGGVKALRVYQQLTGRDAPEVFHTNEGHAGFLGIERIQELMSGEEALSFDEALAAGRASTVFTTHTPVAAGIDRFEISQIQHFFQAGLAPAVPVDRILELGRENYADGNPSVFNMAVMGLRLAQRANGVAKLHGEVSRGMFSALWPGFDHSEVPITSVTNGVHVPTWVDGRISKLAREQFGSEAEAMGRWDLAYNVSDADVWALRREMRVALVEDVRRRLRAAWKKRGAADAELGWTDNVLDPDVLTIGFARRVPTYKRLTLMLREPDRLKALLLHKEHPIQLVIAGKSHPADDAGKKMIQDLVRFTDDPKVRHRIAFLPNYDIAMARTLFPGCDVWLNNPLRPLEACGTSGMKAAINGSLNLSVMDGWWDEMYDGENGWAIPTANNDASPEERDDIEAAALYELLETQVAPRFYGSTVSEAAGAAGPSTSGREKIPTHWVSMIKHTLSHLGPAVSAERMLRDYVNILYRPAADAGRRAVADSFAQARILAAWTAKVRSAWPLVHVEHVDSVGVSEDPQIGDTLQVNAYVALYSLSPDDVAVEVAYGRAEESDTLADVTMMELKAQEDLGNGRHLFSGSLVIDRSGSFGYTVRVLPRHEALASKAELGLIVNA, from the coding sequence GTGAAGGCAATCCGCAGATTTACCGTTCGTACTGTTCTCCCGGAACCGATCAGGCCGCTGGCCCGGTTGGCGACCAATCTTCGCTGGTCCTGGCACCGGCCAACACGTGAGCTGTTCGCGGGATTGAACCAACGCGTCTGGGAGGAAAGCGGGCAGGATCCCGTGAGCTTCCTCGGGCTGGTGAGCCGCGAAGAGTTCCAAACCCTCGCGGCCGACCAGTCAGTGGTGGAGCGGGTCCGGGCTGCCGAGGATGACCTTGACCGGTACCTTGAGGAGCCGCGCTGGTACCAGACGCTGGGCGACGACGCCCCGTCCTCCATCGCGTACTTCTCGCCCGAGTTCGGTATCACCGAAGTGCTTCCGCAGTACTCAGGAGGCCTGGGCATCCTGGCCGGCGACCACCTCAAGGCTGCCTCCGACCTCGGCGTGCCGCTGATCGGTGTGGGGCTGCTGTACCAGGCCGGCTATTTCAAGCAGTCGCTCTCCAGGGACGCCTGGCAGCAGGAGACATATCCCGTCCTTGACCCGGACGGACTCCCCCTGACCCTGCTCCGCGAACCGTCAAGGGACGGCAACGGCCGGCCCCTTCAGATTTCGCTGCCGTTGCCCAACGGACGCCGGCTGCTGGCACACATCTGGCGTGCCGACGTCGGACGTGTTCCGCTGCTGCTCCTTGACTCCAACGTCCCAGGCAACGATGACGCCGCCCGCGGGATCACCGACCGCCTTTACGGCGGCGGCGGGGACCACCGGCTGCAGCAGGAACTCCTCCTGGGTATGGGCGGCGTGAAGGCTTTGCGCGTCTACCAGCAGCTGACCGGAAGAGATGCTCCGGAAGTGTTCCATACCAACGAGGGCCACGCCGGTTTCCTGGGGATTGAACGCATCCAGGAACTGATGTCCGGCGAGGAAGCTCTCAGCTTCGACGAGGCACTGGCTGCAGGCAGGGCCTCCACCGTCTTCACCACGCACACTCCGGTGGCGGCCGGCATCGACCGGTTTGAAATTTCCCAGATCCAGCACTTCTTCCAGGCTGGGCTGGCGCCGGCGGTGCCTGTGGACAGGATCCTGGAACTTGGCCGGGAAAACTATGCGGACGGGAACCCGTCGGTCTTCAACATGGCGGTGATGGGCCTCCGGCTGGCACAGCGGGCCAACGGTGTTGCCAAGCTCCATGGCGAGGTGTCCCGCGGGATGTTCTCGGCACTATGGCCGGGCTTCGACCACTCCGAGGTGCCCATCACGTCCGTGACCAACGGCGTGCATGTGCCCACCTGGGTGGACGGGCGCATTTCCAAGCTCGCCAGGGAGCAATTTGGCTCAGAGGCGGAAGCGATGGGGCGCTGGGACCTTGCCTACAACGTCAGCGACGCCGATGTGTGGGCGCTGCGCCGTGAAATGCGCGTCGCCCTCGTGGAAGACGTGCGCCGCCGGCTCCGGGCCGCTTGGAAGAAGCGGGGTGCCGCAGACGCCGAACTCGGCTGGACCGACAACGTGCTGGACCCCGATGTGCTGACCATCGGGTTCGCCCGCCGCGTCCCCACTTACAAGCGCCTGACCCTGATGCTGCGTGAGCCCGATCGGCTGAAGGCCCTCCTCCTGCACAAGGAGCACCCCATCCAGCTGGTCATTGCCGGAAAGTCCCACCCCGCTGACGACGCGGGCAAGAAGATGATCCAGGACCTGGTCCGTTTCACGGACGACCCCAAGGTCCGGCACCGGATCGCATTCCTGCCCAATTACGACATTGCGATGGCCAGGACACTCTTCCCCGGCTGCGACGTCTGGCTCAACAATCCCCTCCGTCCACTTGAGGCCTGCGGCACTTCCGGGATGAAGGCGGCCATCAACGGCTCGCTCAACCTTTCCGTCATGGACGGCTGGTGGGACGAAATGTACGACGGCGAGAACGGCTGGGCGATCCCCACCGCCAACAACGACGCCTCCCCCGAGGAACGGGACGACATCGAGGCGGCGGCGCTCTACGAGCTCCTGGAAACGCAGGTGGCGCCGCGCTTTTACGGCAGCACCGTGTCCGAAGCCGCCGGCGCCGCAGGCCCCTCCACTTCGGGGAGAGAAAAGATACCCACGCACTGGGTCTCCATGATCAAGCACACGTTGTCTCACCTGGGCCCAGCTGTTTCAGCGGAGCGGATGCTGCGCGACTACGTCAATATCCTCTACCGTCCGGCGGCGGACGCCGGCCGGCGTGCAGTGGCTGACTCCTTCGCACAGGCTCGGATCCTGGCCGCGTGGACCGCCAAGGTGCGTTCCGCCTGGCCGCTGGTGCATGTGGAGCACGTGGACTCGGTCGGTGTTTCCGAGGACCCGCAGATCGGTGACACCCTGCAGGTAAACGCCTATGTGGCGCTGTACAGCCTGTCGCCCGACGACGTGGCCGTGGAGGTTGCCTATGGCCGAGCCGAAGAAAGCGACACCTTGGCGGATGTCACCATGATGGAGCTGAAGGCGCAGGAAGACCTTGGGAACGGGCGCCACCTGTTCAGCGGCTCCTTGGTTATCGACCGCTCCGGTTCCTTCGGCTATACCGTGCGTGTCCTGCCCCGGCATGAAGCGTTGGCTTCCAAAGCTGAGCTCGGGCTGATCGTCAACGCCTAG